GGCCGAGCTGGCGCAGGCGCTGGAGACGCTGCGGGCATCACGTCCTACCGCCGTCAACCTGATGAACAATCTGGATCGCATGAAGCTGGCGCTGGCACAGCCGCAGTTTGTCGATGCGCTGGTGCAGGAAGCGTTGCGGTTGGTCGAAGAAGATCGCGCGCTGTGTGAACGCATCGCCGATCATGGCACCGCCCTGGTGAAGCCAAACAGCCGCTTGCTGACCCACTGCAACACTGGCGGGCTGGCCACAGCAGGCATCGGCACCGCCATTGGCGTACTGCTGCGTGCACATCAACAGGGGAAAGTCGCTCAGGTGTGGGTCGATGAAACGCGACCACTCTTGCAAGGCGGACGCCTCACGGCCTGGGAACTGGGCGAGCTGGGCATTCCTTATCAACTGATTTGTGATTCGATGGCCGCCAGCCTGATGGCACAGGGTCAGGTTGATGCGATTTGGGTCGGCGCAGATCGTATTGCCGCCAACGGCGACGTCGCCAATAAGATCGGCACCTACAGCCTCGCGGTGCTGGCGCATTATCATCAGATTCCGTTTTACGTCGCGGCACCGCACACCACGCACGATCCCGCGTGCCCGGACGGTCGAGCTATTCCTATCGAGCAGCGCGCTGCTGCCGAAGTCACCGGCGTATCCGGCAGCTTCGGTCACTGCCAGTGGGCACCGCAGAACGCGGCGGTCTACAACCCGGCCTTTGACGTCACTCCCGCCGAATTAATCAGCGGCTGGGTACTCGACACTGGCGTGGTCACGCCACAAGACGTCAAAGAAGGGATCTTTCAGACGGCGTTGCAAAGCAATTGAGTGGCAGAAAACGCCATTTTTCTATGTCCGATAGCGCGAATATTTCGGGCGTGTTAATTGCTCGATTCTTCTGTGATTTCATCACACGCCCGACAAGGAGCGCTCAATTGCCGCAGCTCCTTGACCACTGGCTTTCGGCGTGAATTGTGCCGCTGCGCGGTGCCTTCGGCGTTCATGATTGCTTGAGGGCCGCCAGTGACGCGTTCCCGACGCGGCACTGGCTCTCGCCGCATCCATGCGGCTCACCCAGCCCTCATGCCCACCTCAGCACAATTTTTTACGCCTATAAAAAATCGGTCAGATGCTTACAAGCATCTGACCGATAAAAATGCCCTTTTATCTTAAATAATTAGCGGTGCGCTAGCGCTCCAGCCTCGGATACGCATCCGCGATCTTATCTCCAGTAAAATGCGCGATCCAACCTTCCGGGTTATCGAACAGGCGGATGGCAGTGAAGTGCGGTTCCGGCCCCATATCAAACCAGTGCGCTGTGCCCGCGGGTACAGACAGCAGATCGTTCTTTTCACACAGGATCTGGTAAATCTTACCGTTCAGGTGCAGGCAGAACAGTCCCGCGCCTTCCACGAAAAAGCGCACTTCATCTTCATGATGCACGTGCTCAGATAAAAACTTGGTGCGTAGCTCCGCACGCTGCGGGTTATCAGAACGCATGCTGATAACATCCCAACTCTGATAGCCTTTTTCTGCCACCAGTTTATCAATTTCATGCTGGTAGGCTGCCAGCACTTCTTCAGACGATGGCGCATCGCTCAGTTTCTGGCTGGCTTCCCAGCGTTCAAAACGCACACCAATTTCGTTCAGTTGCTTCTGAATCGCCTCGGCATCCTGACTTTGCCAAATCGGCTGGCTTGCATCGCTGTCGCTAAAAATGGTTAATCCACTCATTGGGCGTACTCCGGTAAGTCGATCTGGTCAAAACGTGCCACCTGACGGTGGCGGCTTACGTTATCCGCGTCATCACGAATAAGCTGACAGGTGTGCCAACCGGCTTCCTGTGCTGCATCCAGCTCCTGACGAATGTCCGACAGGAACAGCAGTTGTTCGGCAGGCAGCCCGATGGCTTGTGCAATCGTGCGATAAGCGTCAGTCTCGCGCTTGGCACCGACACGCGTATCAAAATAGTCACTGAACAGCGGACGCAGGTCACCCGCGTTGCTGTAGCCAAATAGCAATTGCTGCGCTTCTACCGAACCTGATGAGTAAACATACAGGCGAATACCCTGCTGCTGCCACGCGGCGAGCTGCGCCGCCACTTCAGGGTACAAATGCCCCTGAAAATCACCGTTGCGGTAGCCCGCGCGCCAGATAATGCCTTGCAGCAGCTTCAACGCGGTGGATTTACGATCTTCATCCATAAACTGGTTCAGTGCGGCAATCAGCGTCTCACTATCCGCTTCAGGCTGACCTAGCTCTTGGCGCAACGCATTCAGCGCCTGCGCGATCTCCGGATCGCTGTCGTGCCGCCGCACCGTGTCCGCCAGACGTTCACGCGCGTAGGGAAACAGCACGCGGTGCACAAAACGGATATCACTGGTGGTGCCTTCAATATCGGTCACAATCGCCTTAATCATGCTTTCGCCTCCAGCAATCGGCGCTGCAACTCGCACTGGAACAGGAACTCTAACCCTTCCAGATGACGACGTGCTTCTTTTACCGTGGCACCCCAGCAGTAAAGGCCGTGACCGCGCACCAGAAAGCCGTAACGCAACGGCGTGTGGCTGGCGTATTCCGCTACCCGCTGCGCCAGCGCTGGAATATCCTGATCGTTATCGAAGATTGGGATCGCTACGCGATCCAAATGCGTGGTCTGCCCCGCCAGCGACTTTTGCATTTCGTAGCCGTGCAGCACCAGTTCAGCGCCTTTCTCTACACGGGATAATACCGTGGCATTCACCGAGTGCGTGTGCAGCACCGCGCCGATAGTCGGCTCGCGGCGATACAGCAGCGTGTGCAGCCCAGTTTCCGCCGATGGCGTGCGGCCACTCGGCACGTGGTTCGTGGCAATCTCCACCAGCAGGAAATCCTCTGCCTGAAGGCTGCCCTTGTCTTTACCCGATTCGGTAATCAGGCATTGCGCTTCATCAAGGCGTACGGACATATTGCCGCCCGTTGCCGGACACCAGCCCTTCTCACCTATCCAGTGGCAGGCCGCAAGCAGCGCCGTCAATTGTTGATTTTCAGTCATGAGGCTTCCTGTTTTGCTCCATTTTTCTAACAACGTTTCTGGATGATTTTTGGAGATATAGACCATTCCGTTATGTCTTAGTCCATAACAGAATTTAGCCGTTTAAACGTCCAAGCGTCTTGATTGCCAAATACTAGCAGCATGTTATATTACGAGGCAATACAGGCTTGCAGGAGTCCTACCCGCCATGAGCGCCGCGTTAATCCCCGACAGTAAACTGCCTTCGCTGGGCACCACCATTTTTACCCAGATGAGTGCGCTGGCCCAACAGCATCAGGCCATCAATCTATCACAAGGTTTCCCTGATTTTGACGGCCCGGACTATTTACAGCAGCGGCTGGCGTATCACGTCAGTCAGGGCGCCAACCAATATGCGCCGATGACCGGCGTCGCACCGCTGCGTCAGGCGATTGCCGAAAAAACAGAAGCCCTGTACGGCTGGCGACCGGATGCCGATAGTGAAGTCACCGTCACGGCAGGCGCGACCGAAGCGCTGTTTGCCGCCATTGCGGCACTGGTACGACCCGGCGATGAAGTGATTTGTTTCGATCCCAGCTATGACAGCTATGCGCCTGCCGTTACGCTGGCGGGCGGCGTACTCAAGCGCATCGCCTTGCAGCCACCTGCGTTTCGCGTGGACTGGTCACATTTTGCCGATGTGCTGAGCGATCGCACCCGGCTGGTGATTTTGAATACGCCGCACAACCCGTCTGCTACCGTGTGGCAGAAGGCGGATTTCGAGCAGTTGTGGCAGGCGATTGCCGAGCGTGACATCTTCGTGCTGAGCGATGAAGTCTACGAGCACATCTGTTTCGACAGCGAAGGGCACGCCAGCGTGCTGGCACATCCGTCCCTGCGTCAGCGCGCTATCGCCGTCTCATCGTTTGGTAAAACCTTCCATATGACCGGCTGGAAAGTCGGCTACTGTGTCGCGCCAGCGGTGCTCAGTGCAGAAGTGCGGAAGGTTCATCAGTATCTGACGTTCTCCGTGAACACGCCTGCCCAGTTCGCCATTGCCGATATGCTGCGTGAACAGCCGCAACACTGGCGTGAATTACCCGATTTTTACCGTACCAAGCGCGATCGCTTCATCAATGCGCTGGCAGGCAGCCGTTTTGAGATTCTGCCCTGCGAAGGCACCTACTTCCTGCTGGCGGACTATCGGGCGATTTCCGATCTGGACGATGTGAGCTTCTGCCGCTGGCTGACCGAACACGTTGGCGTTGCCGCGATTCCGCTGTCCGTCTTTTGCGCCGACCCGTTCCCCCACACGTTGATTCGACTATGCTTTGCTAAACAGGAAGCCACGTTGGATGCCGCTGCGGAGCGTTTATGTCGACTTTAAAGATTTCATTGCTGCAACAGCCGCTGGTCTGGCGCGATGGGGAAGCCAATCTGCGCCACTTCGACACCTTATTGGCGGAGATGAGCGGACGTGATGTTATTGTGCTACCAGAGATGTTCACCACCGGCTTTGCGATGGAAGCCGCCAAAGGCAGCCTGGATCTGGCAGTCGTAGAGACATGGCTGCATCAGTGGGCGCAAAAAACCAATGCGCTGATCGGCGGCAGTGTCGCGGTAAATACGCCAAAAGGCGCGGTGAACCGGTTCCTGTTGGTCGAT
The genomic region above belongs to Pectobacterium colocasium and contains:
- the mtnA gene encoding S-methyl-5-thioribose-1-phosphate isomerase, whose amino-acid sequence is MQTLNTTSLKIVDNQLWILDQQALPQEKRWSPCPDVSSLVEHIQTLRVRGAPLIGLSASLLLALLAERGLSQAELAQALETLRASRPTAVNLMNNLDRMKLALAQPQFVDALVQEALRLVEEDRALCERIADHGTALVKPNSRLLTHCNTGGLATAGIGTAIGVLLRAHQQGKVAQVWVDETRPLLQGGRLTAWELGELGIPYQLICDSMAASLMAQGQVDAIWVGADRIAANGDVANKIGTYSLAVLAHYHQIPFYVAAPHTTHDPACPDGRAIPIEQRAAAEVTGVSGSFGHCQWAPQNAAVYNPAFDVTPAELISGWVLDTGVVTPQDVKEGIFQTALQSN
- a CDS encoding 1,2-dihydroxy-3-keto-5-methylthiopentene dioxygenase, producing MSGLTIFSDSDASQPIWQSQDAEAIQKQLNEIGVRFERWEASQKLSDAPSSEEVLAAYQHEIDKLVAEKGYQSWDVISMRSDNPQRAELRTKFLSEHVHHEDEVRFFVEGAGLFCLHLNGKIYQILCEKNDLLSVPAGTAHWFDMGPEPHFTAIRLFDNPEGWIAHFTGDKIADAYPRLER
- the mtnC gene encoding acireductone synthase, yielding MIKAIVTDIEGTTSDIRFVHRVLFPYARERLADTVRRHDSDPEIAQALNALRQELGQPEADSETLIAALNQFMDEDRKSTALKLLQGIIWRAGYRNGDFQGHLYPEVAAQLAAWQQQGIRLYVYSSGSVEAQQLLFGYSNAGDLRPLFSDYFDTRVGAKRETDAYRTIAQAIGLPAEQLLFLSDIRQELDAAQEAGWHTCQLIRDDADNVSRHRQVARFDQIDLPEYAQ
- a CDS encoding methylthioribulose 1-phosphate dehydratase, with the protein product MTENQQLTALLAACHWIGEKGWCPATGGNMSVRLDEAQCLITESGKDKGSLQAEDFLLVEIATNHVPSGRTPSAETGLHTLLYRREPTIGAVLHTHSVNATVLSRVEKGAELVLHGYEMQKSLAGQTTHLDRVAIPIFDNDQDIPALAQRVAEYASHTPLRYGFLVRGHGLYCWGATVKEARRHLEGLEFLFQCELQRRLLEAKA
- a CDS encoding pyridoxal phosphate-dependent aminotransferase; its protein translation is MSAALIPDSKLPSLGTTIFTQMSALAQQHQAINLSQGFPDFDGPDYLQQRLAYHVSQGANQYAPMTGVAPLRQAIAEKTEALYGWRPDADSEVTVTAGATEALFAAIAALVRPGDEVICFDPSYDSYAPAVTLAGGVLKRIALQPPAFRVDWSHFADVLSDRTRLVILNTPHNPSATVWQKADFEQLWQAIAERDIFVLSDEVYEHICFDSEGHASVLAHPSLRQRAIAVSSFGKTFHMTGWKVGYCVAPAVLSAEVRKVHQYLTFSVNTPAQFAIADMLREQPQHWRELPDFYRTKRDRFINALAGSRFEILPCEGTYFLLADYRAISDLDDVSFCRWLTEHVGVAAIPLSVFCADPFPHTLIRLCFAKQEATLDAAAERLCRL